Proteins encoded in a region of the Ziziphus jujuba cultivar Dongzao chromosome 3, ASM3175591v1 genome:
- the LOC107422217 gene encoding fanconi-associated nuclease 1 homolog isoform X5 — MKFSQKSKVQIHTPVLEPLGNSLFDNIVQDSIHRLSDCGASVEVNGSNLCGSVLNSKSVTETDIDGRSKNTVNSDRTDINVDAPSLLLKNEVPECDFAMSMDDISGTILETFIVGRRFSNEKELNPGENIILVRDPHNAKDPNAIEVISSDTGYSKVLGFLPRELARYLSPLIDKCCLRFEGQVTSVPECSFDIVPIQVSCRKIVLNGNKENNSINFFRYLWNNALQVIESAKKSSTSTTKYQQNFCVFVQEVLRNNSHLFADDEKDFMESFNSLSDDSQRLFIRLYTRKGPWFRMSSISYPEILDPQKAVEELSEKGYTCSFEVKTKPHDDDLSRIVNLLTVAELREIMCTLKKNCSFGTRKQDLIASLLSIYKDGFCSRLPGMILDKTCGCISISSKAEALFWRAERLFFLNGEQDLSAFLLVDLGIVKYPTYNCIITEQIFLGCDDLLAYEEAIEVAQMIDESLDENNNELVLRCIKIAQSHISSTPMKITESSISKSVVSFHFSFSASWVYSKVILLGISFFERERRYNDAIYLLKQLLECFTCNGRRGYWMLRLSVDLEHIGCHDESLSVAENGLLDPWVRAGSRMALQRRVLRLGKPPRRWKIPDFAKSVKRKINEVHVLGRPLNSETGTKSRFYGEDGEQCGVEELALQYYAGEGGGWKGVHTESGIWLTIFGLLMWDVMFCDVPNVFRTRFQTAPLDLETDSFYLVRKDQIESHLKKIHDGMAEEILITSWQSHQGTACRGVNWDRVTLSDLRAAVGCIGGPCLALFCRHLAQDYRSWSSGMPDLLLWRFHDEYRAEAKLVEVKGPRDRLSEQQRAWLLLLMDCGFNTEVCKVSPEPTP; from the exons ATGAAGTTCTCCCAAAAGTCAAAAGTTCAAATTCATACACCTGTCTTGGAGCCGTTAGGAAATAGTTTATTTGATAATATTGTACAGGATTCCATTCATCGATTGAGTGATTGTGGTGCTTCAGTTGAAGTAAATGGAAGCAATTTGTGTGGGTCAGTGTTGAACTCAAAGTCTGTGACGGAAACTGACATAGATGGTCGATCTAAAAACACAGTCAATTCTGACAGGACTGACATCAATGTTGATGCCCCTTCATTATTGTTAAAGAATGAGGTGCCTGAATGTGATTTTGCCATGTCTATGGATGACATTTCTGGCACGATTCTTGAAACTTTTATTGTAGGTCGTAGGTTTAGTAATGAGAAAGAGCTAAATCCTGGGGAAAATATTATTCTTGTAAGAGATCCTCATAATGCTAAGGATCCCAATGCTATTGAG GTTATTTCTTCAGATACTGGATATTCTAAAGTGCTTGGTTTTCTTCCTCGTGAGTTAGCTCGATATTTATCTCCTTTAATTGACAAGTGCTGCCTAAGATTTGag GGACAGGTTACTTCTGTTCCAGAGTGTTCATTTGATATTGTTCCGATTCAAGTTAGCTGTCGTAAAATTGTACTAAATGGCAATAAAGAAAACAATAGCATTAATTTTTTCAGATATTTATGGAATAATGCTCTGCAAGTAATTGAATCCGCAAAGAAAAGTTCAACTAGTACAACAAAATATCAGCAGAACTTCTGTGTCTTTGTACAAGAAGTTTTAAGAAATAATTCTCACCTTTTTGCAGACGATGAAAAAGATTTTATGG AATCATTCAATTCTTTGTCAGATGATAGTCAGAGGCTTTTTATTCGTCTTTATACACGTAAAG GGCCATGGTTTCGGATGTCAAGTATTTCCTACCCAGAAATATTGGATCCTCAAAAGGCAGTGGAAGAGCTCTCTG AAAAGGGTTACACATGTTCCTTTGAAGTTAAAACCAAGCCACATGATGATGATTTGAGTAGGATTGTGAATTTGCTGACTGTAGCTGAACTACGTGAAATTATGTGCACACTTAAGAAG AATTGCAGTTTTGGCACGAGAAAGCAGGATCTTATTGCGTCTCTACTTTCTATATACAAAGATGGATTCTG CTCTCGACTACCTGGTATGATTTTGGATAAAACATGTGGTTGTATTTCCATATCTTCAAAAGCTGAAGCCCTTTTCTGGCGTGCTGAG AGGCTTTTCTTTCTAAATGGAGAGCAGGATCTGTCAGCATTTTTGTTAGTTGATTTGGGCATAGTCAAGTACCCAACTTACAATTGCATAATTACAGAACAGATTTTCTTGGGTTGTGATGACCTGCTTGCTTATGAAGAG GCCATTGAAGTGGCTCAAATGATTGATGAATCCCTTGATGAAAACAACAATGAATTGGTGTTGAGATGCATAAAGATAGCTCAGTCCCATATATCCAGCACACCTATGAAAATAACTGAATCGTCAATCTCCAAATCAGtggtttcatttcatttttctttttctgcatCGTGGGTCTACTCAAAAGTCATTTTGTTAGGAATTTCCTTTTTCGAGCGTGAACGTAG GTATAATGATGCAATATATTTATTGAAGCAGCTGCTAGAGTGTTTCACTTGTAATGGTAGAAGAGGATATTGGATGCTGAGGTTGTCAGTTGACTTGGAGCATATAGGCTGTCATGATGAGAGCCTTTCTGTTGCTGAAAATGGATTACTGGACCCCTGGGTACGTGCTGGTTCAAGAATGGCATTGCAGAGGCGGGTCCTTCGATTAGGTAAACCACCAAGGCGCTGGAAAATTCCTGATTTTGCAAAGTCTGTCAAGAGGAAGATTAATGAG GTTCATGTTCTCGGGAGACCTTTGAATTCAGAGACAGGTACAAAGAGCAGATTCTATGGAGAAGATGGGGAACAATGTGGGGTGGAGGAGCTTGCACTACAGTATTATGCTGGGGAAGGAGGTGGATGGAAGGGTGTGCATACAGAGTCTGGCATTTGGCTGACTATTTTTGGGCTTCTTATGTGGGATGTAATGTTTTGTGATGTGCCAAACGTCTTCCGTACCAGGTTTcag ACTGCTCCTTTGGACTTGGAGACTGATAGCTTTTATCTGGTCCGAAAGGACCAAATAGAATCTCACCTTAAGAAAATTCATGATGGAATGGCTGAGGAGATTCTCATCACATCATGGCAATCACATCAGGGAACAGCTTGTAGAGGAGTAAACTGGGACAGGGTTACCCTCTCTGACCTCCGAGCTGCTGTTGGATGCATTGGTGGACCATGTTTGGCCTTATTCTGCCGACATCTTGCACAAGATTACCGGAGCTGGTCAAGTGGAATGCCAGATTTGTTGCTATGGCGATTCCATGATGAATACCGAGCTGAAGCCAAGCTTGTTGAAGTTAAAGGCCCCAGGGATCGACTTTCCGAACAGCAAAGAGCATGGCTACTGCTTCTAATGGATTGTGGGTTCAATACAGAGGTATGTAAAGTGAGCCCTGAACCAACACCTTGA
- the LOC107422217 gene encoding fanconi-associated nuclease 1 homolog isoform X7, with the protein MLRGRESLIRLVGKRRRFLPHRQAFLSAPFQSSLNFRGDGDGEVGNNGKMESLEGGGGEHEGEEDSVEVSCPVCGNKVISSDTGYSKVLGFLPRELARYLSPLIDKCCLRFEGQVTSVPECSFDIVPIQVSCRKIVLNGNKENNSINFFRYLWNNALQVIESAKKSSTSTTKYQQNFCVFVQEVLRNNSHLFADDEKDFMESFNSLSDDSQRLFIRLYTRKGPWFRMSSISYPEILDPQKAVEELSEKGYTCSFEVKTKPHDDDLSRIVNLLTVAELREIMCTLKKNCSFGTRKQDLIASLLSIYKDGFCSRLPGMILDKTCGCISISSKAEALFWRAERLFFLNGEQDLSAFLLVDLGIVKYPTYNCIITEQIFLGCDDLLAYEEAIEVAQMIDESLDENNNELVLRCIKIAQSHISSTPMKITESSISKSVVSFHFSFSASWVYSKVILLGISFFERERRYNDAIYLLKQLLECFTCNGRRGYWMLRLSVDLEHIGCHDESLSVAENGLLDPWVRAGSRMALQRRVLRLGKPPRRWKIPDFAKSVKRKINEVHVLGRPLNSETGTKSRFYGEDGEQCGVEELALQYYAGEGGGWKGVHTESGIWLTIFGLLMWDVMFCDVPNVFRTRFQTAPLDLETDSFYLVRKDQIESHLKKIHDGMAEEILITSWQSHQGTACRGVNWDRVTLSDLRAAVGCIGGPCLALFCRHLAQDYRSWSSGMPDLLLWRFHDEYRAEAKLVEVKGPRDRLSEQQRAWLLLLMDCGFNTEVCKVSPEPTP; encoded by the exons GTTATTTCTTCAGATACTGGATATTCTAAAGTGCTTGGTTTTCTTCCTCGTGAGTTAGCTCGATATTTATCTCCTTTAATTGACAAGTGCTGCCTAAGATTTGag GGACAGGTTACTTCTGTTCCAGAGTGTTCATTTGATATTGTTCCGATTCAAGTTAGCTGTCGTAAAATTGTACTAAATGGCAATAAAGAAAACAATAGCATTAATTTTTTCAGATATTTATGGAATAATGCTCTGCAAGTAATTGAATCCGCAAAGAAAAGTTCAACTAGTACAACAAAATATCAGCAGAACTTCTGTGTCTTTGTACAAGAAGTTTTAAGAAATAATTCTCACCTTTTTGCAGACGATGAAAAAGATTTTATGG AATCATTCAATTCTTTGTCAGATGATAGTCAGAGGCTTTTTATTCGTCTTTATACACGTAAAG GGCCATGGTTTCGGATGTCAAGTATTTCCTACCCAGAAATATTGGATCCTCAAAAGGCAGTGGAAGAGCTCTCTG AAAAGGGTTACACATGTTCCTTTGAAGTTAAAACCAAGCCACATGATGATGATTTGAGTAGGATTGTGAATTTGCTGACTGTAGCTGAACTACGTGAAATTATGTGCACACTTAAGAAG AATTGCAGTTTTGGCACGAGAAAGCAGGATCTTATTGCGTCTCTACTTTCTATATACAAAGATGGATTCTG CTCTCGACTACCTGGTATGATTTTGGATAAAACATGTGGTTGTATTTCCATATCTTCAAAAGCTGAAGCCCTTTTCTGGCGTGCTGAG AGGCTTTTCTTTCTAAATGGAGAGCAGGATCTGTCAGCATTTTTGTTAGTTGATTTGGGCATAGTCAAGTACCCAACTTACAATTGCATAATTACAGAACAGATTTTCTTGGGTTGTGATGACCTGCTTGCTTATGAAGAG GCCATTGAAGTGGCTCAAATGATTGATGAATCCCTTGATGAAAACAACAATGAATTGGTGTTGAGATGCATAAAGATAGCTCAGTCCCATATATCCAGCACACCTATGAAAATAACTGAATCGTCAATCTCCAAATCAGtggtttcatttcatttttctttttctgcatCGTGGGTCTACTCAAAAGTCATTTTGTTAGGAATTTCCTTTTTCGAGCGTGAACGTAG GTATAATGATGCAATATATTTATTGAAGCAGCTGCTAGAGTGTTTCACTTGTAATGGTAGAAGAGGATATTGGATGCTGAGGTTGTCAGTTGACTTGGAGCATATAGGCTGTCATGATGAGAGCCTTTCTGTTGCTGAAAATGGATTACTGGACCCCTGGGTACGTGCTGGTTCAAGAATGGCATTGCAGAGGCGGGTCCTTCGATTAGGTAAACCACCAAGGCGCTGGAAAATTCCTGATTTTGCAAAGTCTGTCAAGAGGAAGATTAATGAG GTTCATGTTCTCGGGAGACCTTTGAATTCAGAGACAGGTACAAAGAGCAGATTCTATGGAGAAGATGGGGAACAATGTGGGGTGGAGGAGCTTGCACTACAGTATTATGCTGGGGAAGGAGGTGGATGGAAGGGTGTGCATACAGAGTCTGGCATTTGGCTGACTATTTTTGGGCTTCTTATGTGGGATGTAATGTTTTGTGATGTGCCAAACGTCTTCCGTACCAGGTTTcag ACTGCTCCTTTGGACTTGGAGACTGATAGCTTTTATCTGGTCCGAAAGGACCAAATAGAATCTCACCTTAAGAAAATTCATGATGGAATGGCTGAGGAGATTCTCATCACATCATGGCAATCACATCAGGGAACAGCTTGTAGAGGAGTAAACTGGGACAGGGTTACCCTCTCTGACCTCCGAGCTGCTGTTGGATGCATTGGTGGACCATGTTTGGCCTTATTCTGCCGACATCTTGCACAAGATTACCGGAGCTGGTCAAGTGGAATGCCAGATTTGTTGCTATGGCGATTCCATGATGAATACCGAGCTGAAGCCAAGCTTGTTGAAGTTAAAGGCCCCAGGGATCGACTTTCCGAACAGCAAAGAGCATGGCTACTGCTTCTAATGGATTGTGGGTTCAATACAGAGGTATGTAAAGTGAGCCCTGAACCAACACCTTGA